In the genome of Colletotrichum lupini chromosome 8, complete sequence, one region contains:
- a CDS encoding methyltransferase domain-containing protein, whose amino-acid sequence MDPSARSSMCRGLPPPFPPHQLLGSPTPLRTRQFGSPILMDVDDDLELQDEGTNAEEMDSDLDSAIEDMEPPAQPDLLSITSDIFEYQFENGRSYHSMSEGKYAYPNDDLELIRYGTCYHWFPSLQLYSQRVDLQHHLWLITLDGELATSPGRETARRVLDLGTGTGIWAIDFADAYPGSEVIGVDLSAIQPDLVPANCSFEIDDLELDWPWEQPFDYIFNRSCAGSWSDFRSIIQRAYDHLEPGGYFEVQDLELPSYCDDGSVPPDAALYRWQHALVDASNEVGRPINYAVDCLDDLHNVGFIEIHHQIYKWPFNNWPDDPKLKEAGRWNCANLDMGLEAFSLGLWTRVKGWTRDDVEELCAEVKKEVKDTRLHAYWRHLS is encoded by the exons ATGGACCCCTCTGCCCGTTCTTCCATGTGCCGCGGCCTTCcaccccccttccccccgCACCAGCTGCTCGGCTCTCCCACGCCACTCAGAACCCGACAGTTTGGTTCGCCCATCCTC ATGGACGTCGACGACGATCTTGAATTGCAAGATGAG GGGACAAATGCCGAGGAGATGGACTCTGATCTTGACTCTGCGATTGAGGATATGGAG CCGCCCGCGCAGCCCGATCTTCTTTCAATAACGTCAGATATTTTCGAGTATCAGTTTGAAAACGGCAGATCGTACCATTCGATGAGCGAAGGCA AATATGCGTATCCGAATGACGAT CTGGAACTCATACGTTACGGTACGTGTTACCATTGGTTCCCTTCCCTGCAACTTTACTCACAGCGAGTAGATCTTCAACATCATCTGTGGTTGATCACACTCGATGGAGAATTAGCGACAAGCCCTGGGAGAGAGACGGCAAGGCGAGTTCTGGATCTGGGAACCGGAACTGGAATCTGGGCGATTGACTTTG CCGATGCATATCCCGGCTCTGAG GTTATCGGTGTGGACTTGAGCGCCATTCAACCTGATCT GGTTCCCGCCAACTGCAGTTTTGAGATAGATGACCTCGAGCTCGACTGGCCTTGGGAGCAACCCTTTGACTACATCTTTAATCGGTCCTGTGCAGGCAGTTGGTCAGATTTTCGATCTATTATTCAAAGAGCATACGA TCATCTGGAGCCCGGTGGCTACTTCGAGGTTCAAGACCTCGAGCTTCCATCTTACTGTGACGACGGTTCCGTGCCACCGGACGCCGCTCTCTATCGCTGGCAACACGCGCTTGTGGATGCCTCAAATGAGGTGGGTCGGCCTATCAACTACGCTGTAGACTGTCTTGACGATCTTCACAACGTTGGCTTCATCGAGATACACCACCAGATCTACAAATGGCCTTTCAACAACTGGCCCGATGACCCAAAACTCAAAGAAGCCGGTCGATGGAACTGCGCGAATCTCGATATGGGCCTCGAGGCGTTCTCTTTGGGCCTCTGGACCAGAGTAAAGGGCTGGACGCGAGATGACGTTGAGGAGTTGTGTGCAGAGGTCAAGAAGGAGGTGAAGGATACGAGGCTGCATGCCTACTGGAGACA cctaagctaa